Proteins from one Arthrobacter sp. DNA4 genomic window:
- a CDS encoding family 43 glycosylhydrolase: MPHQLPVTENPAAPPLVPLRPDAFATPYRDPVWDGPTDPVLVADHLTGGWVLFYTQRRATLPGLTGVEWVHGTGIGVAKSSDGGTTWRYHGTANGLVPPGTELPATLWAPDVVRIGDRWIMYVTVLGGRRTDWTGTAEIVQFASTDLEKWEYLGRIDLDSPRVIDAAVARCGDGRYRLWYKDEARGSNTCSAVSDTPEDPSSWKPEGVAIPGRPHEGPKVFRLGGSYWMIVDEWRGQAVYRSEDATGRWVRQEHRGGLILTAPESVDGRPVVGRHADVVPLTERAPGEMSDGDARRALLVYFTHPYWDGEDIDTMAPDPRTRLSHVRAAVLEVRDGVLVCVEH, encoded by the coding sequence TTGCCGCACCAGCTGCCCGTCACGGAAAATCCTGCAGCACCGCCCCTGGTGCCGCTGCGCCCGGACGCATTCGCCACCCCGTACCGGGACCCCGTGTGGGACGGCCCCACCGACCCCGTCCTGGTGGCTGACCACCTCACAGGCGGCTGGGTGCTCTTCTACACCCAGCGCCGCGCCACCCTTCCGGGGCTGACGGGGGTGGAATGGGTGCACGGGACCGGCATCGGCGTCGCCAAATCGTCCGACGGCGGCACCACCTGGCGCTACCACGGCACCGCGAACGGACTCGTCCCGCCCGGAACGGAACTTCCGGCAACCCTCTGGGCGCCCGACGTCGTCCGTATTGGCGACCGATGGATCATGTACGTGACCGTCCTGGGCGGCAGGCGCACGGACTGGACCGGGACGGCGGAAATCGTCCAGTTCGCCAGCACGGATTTGGAGAAGTGGGAGTACCTGGGCCGGATCGACCTGGACTCCCCCCGGGTCATCGACGCCGCAGTAGCCCGGTGCGGTGACGGCCGGTACCGCCTCTGGTACAAGGACGAGGCCCGCGGCTCCAACACCTGCAGCGCGGTCAGCGACACTCCGGAGGACCCGTCGTCGTGGAAGCCCGAAGGTGTGGCAATCCCCGGGCGCCCGCACGAGGGACCCAAGGTCTTCCGGCTGGGCGGCAGCTACTGGATGATCGTGGACGAGTGGCGGGGCCAGGCGGTCTACCGTTCCGAAGACGCAACGGGCCGTTGGGTCCGGCAGGAGCACCGTGGCGGCCTGATCCTCACGGCACCGGAATCGGTGGACGGAAGGCCCGTCGTCGGACGCCACGCGGACGTGGTGCCCCTGACGGAACGGGCGCCCGGCGAAATGTCCGACGGCGACGCGAGGCGTGCGCTGCTGGTCTACTTCACGCACCCGTACTGGGACGGCGAGGACATCGACACGATGGCACCGGACCCGCGCACCCGCCTCAGCCACGTCCGGGCGGCAGTACTGGAAGTGCGGGACGGCGTCCTGGTGTGCGTGGAACACTGA
- a CDS encoding ammonium transporter — MDSGNVAWILASSALVCMMIPALALFYGGMVGSRRILNMMMMCFGGASLVAVLWALFGYSMAFGNSVGGLGLIGDVTEFPGMGQLLAKDDSASIPVILFAAFQLFFACVTTALVAGAAAGRMKFGAWMLFAGIWATVVYFPIAHWVFAFDSADGSTVGGWIANGIKAIDFAGGTAVHMNAGAAALALALVLGKSSGWPKVEHAKPHSRPLVLVGAGLLWVGWFGFNAGSALAAGQSASVVFLNTAVAASAGLLAWALVERVRHGAATSMGAASGLIAALVAITPACGAVSPLGALAIGAIAGAVCSLAIEWKFRLGFDDSLDVVGVHLVGGILGTLLIGLFATDKAPNGVSGLFYGGGFEQLGIQALATITVLAYSFGVTWILAKILDKTMGGLRIKPEDELRGIDLAAHSELAYLMDEDPVELGSPQRV, encoded by the coding sequence ATGGACTCGGGAAATGTCGCTTGGATTTTGGCCAGCTCGGCGCTGGTATGCATGATGATTCCCGCCCTGGCCCTGTTTTACGGGGGCATGGTGGGGTCCCGCCGGATCCTGAACATGATGATGATGTGCTTCGGCGGCGCCAGCCTGGTGGCCGTGCTCTGGGCACTGTTCGGTTACTCGATGGCCTTCGGAAACTCCGTGGGCGGACTGGGGCTCATCGGTGACGTCACCGAGTTCCCGGGCATGGGGCAGCTGCTGGCCAAGGATGATTCCGCGTCCATTCCGGTCATCCTGTTCGCAGCGTTCCAGCTGTTCTTCGCCTGCGTCACCACCGCACTCGTTGCCGGTGCCGCCGCAGGCCGGATGAAGTTTGGCGCCTGGATGCTGTTCGCCGGCATCTGGGCCACGGTGGTCTACTTCCCCATCGCGCACTGGGTGTTCGCGTTCGACTCGGCGGACGGCAGCACCGTCGGCGGTTGGATCGCCAACGGCATCAAGGCCATCGACTTCGCCGGCGGCACTGCGGTCCACATGAACGCCGGCGCCGCAGCACTGGCACTGGCACTGGTCCTGGGCAAGAGCTCCGGCTGGCCCAAGGTGGAACACGCCAAGCCGCACAGCCGGCCATTGGTGCTGGTGGGCGCGGGCCTGCTGTGGGTTGGCTGGTTCGGCTTCAACGCCGGCTCCGCACTGGCTGCCGGCCAGTCGGCGTCGGTGGTGTTCCTGAACACCGCCGTGGCTGCTTCCGCCGGACTGCTTGCCTGGGCCCTTGTTGAGCGGGTCCGGCACGGTGCGGCCACCAGCATGGGGGCCGCGTCAGGCCTCATCGCGGCGCTGGTAGCCATCACTCCCGCCTGTGGCGCAGTCAGCCCGCTCGGCGCGCTGGCCATCGGCGCGATCGCCGGGGCTGTCTGCTCGCTGGCCATCGAATGGAAGTTCCGCCTGGGCTTCGACGATTCCCTCGACGTCGTCGGCGTCCACCTGGTGGGCGGCATCCTGGGCACGCTGCTGATCGGACTCTTTGCCACGGACAAGGCCCCGAACGGCGTCAGCGGACTGTTTTACGGCGGCGGCTTTGAGCAGCTGGGCATCCAGGCCCTCGCCACCATCACGGTGCTGGCCTACTCCTTCGGCGTCACCTGGATCCTGGCGAAGATCCTGGACAAGACCATGGGCGGCCTGCGCATCAAGCCCGAGGACGAACTGCGCGGCATCGACCTCGCGGCCCACTCGGAGCTGGCCTACCTGATGGATGAGGATCCGGTGGAGCTGGGGTCGCCGCAGCGGGTCTAG